TGGATGGCCTGCCCTTCCTGGCCGACAGCTACGACGCCTCCAAGAAGCTCTACGCCGCCCAAAAGCCCTTCCTGGAAAAGAAGCTGGCTGAGCAGGGAATGATGTTGCTGTACGCGGTGGCCTGGCCTCCACAAGGCATCTACACCAAGAAGCCGCTGGCCTCTGCCGCTGACCTCAAGGGCATCAAGTGGCGCGCCTACAGCCCTGCCACCGCCCGCATTGCCGAGCTGGTCGGTGCCCAGCCCGTGACGGTGCAGGCTGCGGAGTTCTCGCAGGCCCTTGCCACGGGCGTGGTCGAATCGACAATGACCTCGGGCGCCACCGGTGTGGACAGCAAGCTGTACGAGCACCTCAAGTTCTACTACGACACCCAGGCCTGGCTGCCCAAGAACGCCGTGCTGGTGAACAAGAAGGCGTTTGACGCGCTGGACAAGCCCAGCCAGGAAGCGCTGCTGAAGGCCGGTGCCGACGCCGAAGCCCGCGGCTGGGCCAACAGCGCCAAGGTCAACACCGACACCGTCGCCAAGCTCAAGGCCAACGGCATGGACGTGGTGACACCACCGGCCGCACTGAAGGCCGACATGGCCAAGGTGGGTGACACCATGCTCAAGGAATGGCTGAACAAGGCCGGCCCCGAAGGCAAGGCGCTCATCGACGCCTACCGCAAATAAGCCCAGGCGCCCACGCACATGCGTCGTCTGCTGGACTTTCTGTACGACAGCGCCGCCGCCCTGGCGGCGCTTTTCATGGTCGGCTTGTTGGGGATGGTGCTGCTGTCCATCGCCAGCCGGCAGTTCCACTTTCACGTGCCGGGCACGGACGCCTATGCGGGTTACCTGATGGCCGCATCGGGCTTTCTGGCGCTCGCCCACACCTTGAAGCGCGGCGAGCACATCCGCGTCACGCTGTTGCTCAACTTTTTGAAGGGCGGCGCCAAGAAGGCGTTCGAGATCTGGGCTTTGGCCATTGCCACACTGCTGGCCGTGCTGTTTGCGGTGTACAGCTGCAAGCTGGCCTGGCAGTCGCACGAGTTCCACGACATCTCCACCAGCAGCGACGCCACACCCCTGTGGATTCCGCAGATCGCCATGGCCGTGGGCACGGTGATTCTGGCCATCGCGTTCCTGGACGAGCTGGTGCTGGAGATGATGGGCAAGCGTGTAGATGCCTCGTCTGGCGAAGCATTGCGCAATGAATAAACCTGGCACAACCAACCATGAGTGACCTCGCCATAACCGGCCTGCTCGTACTGTCGCTGTTCCTGATTCTGGGCAGCGGCGTATGGATCGGGCTCACCCTCTCCGGCGTCGCCTGGATCGCCATGCAGCTGTTCTCTGCCCGCCCGGCGGGCGATGCGATGGCAGTGACCATCTGGGGTAGCGCCTCCAGCTGGACGCTCACGGCCCTGCCCCTGTTCATCTGGATGGGTGAAATCCTGTTCCGCACCCGCTTGTCGCAAGACATGTTCAAGGGCCTGGCCCCTTGGGTGCAGGCGCTGCCGGGCCGGCTGCTGCACACCAACGTGGTGGGCTGCACCATCTTTGCCGCTGTGTCGGGGTCCAGCGCTGCCACCTGCGCCACCATCGGCAAGATGACGCTGCCCGAGCTGACGCGCCGGGGCTACCCCGAACACATGGTGGTGGGCACGCTGGCGGGTGCCAGCACGCTGGGTCTGTTGATCCCGCCGTCCATCATCATGATCGTGTACGGCGTGTCGGCCGAGGTGTCGATCTCGCAGCTGTTCATTGCGGGTGTGCTGCCGGGCATCCTGCTGGCGGCACTTTTCTCGGGCTACATCATGCTGTGGGCGCTGCGCCACCCGGAGCAGGTGCCCGCCGCCGATGTGCGCATGAGCTTCATGCAAAAGCTGTCGGAATCGCGCAGCCTGATCCCCGTGGTGCTGCTGATTGCAGCCGTGCTGGGCTCCATCTACACCGGTTTTGCCACCGCCACCGAGGCAGCGGCCGTGGGCGTGGTGGGCTCGCTGGTGCTGTCGGCCGTGCAGGGCTCGATGACCTGGGGCACGTTCAAGGACTCGCTGATGGGCGCCACGCGCCTGTACTGCATGATCGCGCTGATCCTCGCGGGTGCTGCGTTCCTCACGCTGGCCATGGGCTACATCGGATTGCCGCGCCACCTGGCGGAGTGGATAGCGTCGCTGGGCTTGAACCAGGCGCAGCTCATCGTGGCACTGGCGGTTTTCTACATCATCCTGGGCTGCTTTCTGGATGGCATCTCGATGGTGGTGCTGACCATGGGCGTGCTCATGCCCACGGTGCAGGCTGCGGGCATCGACCCAATCTGGTTCGGCATCTTCATCGTGCTGGTGGTGGAGATGGCGCAGATCACACCGCCCGTGGGCTTCAACCTGTTTGTGCTGCAGGGCATGACGGGGCGCCAGCTGCCCTGGATTGCCAAGGTGGCCATGCCCATGTTCTTCCTGATGTGTGGCGCCGTGGCGTTGATCTATGTCTTCCCTGGCATCGTGACCTGGTTGCCACAGCAGATGTCGGCGCGCTGAACATACCGGCCACCAGCAGACACGACCAAGCGGGGCGCCCCCACCGGGGACGCCCCGCTTGGCGTTTTGAGGGATGGAGAGCAGCCCGTCCGACGCCTCAAAATCCAGCGACAATGCCCCGATGTTGAACGTTCTTGCCATCTGCATCGGCGCCTGTGTGGGCGCACTGGCGCGCTGGCGCCTGGGCCTGTGGCTCAGCCCCGGCGGGCTGATTCCCTGGGGCACCCTCGCCGCCAACCTGGTGGGCGGCTACCTGATTGGCGTGTGTGTGGCCGTGTTCCACGCCATGCCCCAGTTGGACCCTGTGTGGCGGCTGGCGCTGGTCACCGGGTTTCTGGGCGCGCTCACCACCTTCTCCAGCTTCTCGGCCGAAGTCGTTGAGATGCTGATGGTGCAGCGCTACGCCCTGGCACTGGGCACCACCGCACTGCATCTGCTGGGCTCCCTGGGCCTCACAGTGCTTGGCATGCAAAGTGCTTCGTATTTCATAGCATCTCGCGCTTGATATTCCAGCACTAGCACGTCATTTCGTCATCAATCCACGCCACACTGCATGGGCCCAAACCTGCTGCTGCCGGTGCTGCCCCGCTCTTCTCTGTTCACCTACCGATACGCGAGCCCCTCATGGAAGCCAACACCCAACTCAATGAACGCCGCCTGGCCGATGCCTGGGCCGAGCTGCACAACCACGCCCACAACGGCAACCCCCTGCAGGCCGATGCCAATCGCATGGCCTTTGCCGACCCCGAATTCATGTTCCGCCGCGAAACGCGCGGCATCCGCTTTCAGCTCGAAATGCTCAAGCCCGACCTGGGCCAGGCCGAACAAGGCATTGAAAGCACCGTGGTGGTGTACGGCAGTGCGCGCTTTGTGGCGCCCGACGAAGCCGCAGCCCAGCTGGCCGACGCCGAAGCCAGTGGCGATGCCGAGCGCGTGCGCCGCGCACGCCTGGCCGTGCGCAACGCGGGCTATTACGACCTGGCCCGCCAGTTCGCCAAGCTGGTGGCCGACTACAGCGAGCGTCAGCGCCCTGCCGACCGCATCTACATCTGCACCGGCGGCGGCCCGGGCATCATGGAGGCCGCCAACCGGGGCGCCCACGATGCGGGCGCACTGAACGTGGGCCTGAACATTGCCCTGCCCCACGAGCAAAGCGGCAACCGCTTCATCTCGCCCTCGCTGTCCTTCAAGTTCCACTACTTCGCGCTGCGCAAGATGCATTTCATGATGCGTGCCAAGGCGCTGGTGGCCTTCCCTGGCGGCTTTGGCACGCTGGACGAGCTGTTTGAAGTGCTGACCCTGGTCCAGACCAAAAAGGCCAAGCCCGTGCCCATTGTGCTGTTCGGCACGGACTACTGGAAGCGCCTCATCAACTTCGATGTACTGGTGGAAGAAGGCACCATCTCTGCGCAGGACCTCAACCTGTTTCACTACACCGATGAACCCCAGGAAGCCTGGGATTTGATTCGGGCGTTTTACAAGCTCTGACGGTAGTCGCGACACGATGCTGGTGCCCCGGAGCACCAGTATCGCGGCGCACCCGTCAAGTGCGGCGCCCCATCAGCCAAGCCTGGCGGGAACCTAAGCCCACGCAGACCCCGACCACCCAGAACAGCCCTCCCACGCCAATCACCGCCCCGGCCGAGCCAAACAGCATGGGCATGAGCACGCTGGATGCATTGATGGCCATGAGCCGCAGGCCCAGTGCCTCGCCGTGGCGCGCTGGCGGCGTGATCTGGTGCAGCAGGCTCATCACCATGGGCTGTACCGAGCCCAGCGCAAACCCGAGCAGCACCGAACAAACGCCCATGGCCAGCGCACTGTGCAGCAGCGGGTACACACCAAACAGCACGGCGGTTGCCACCATGGCGCCCGCCACCACCACCCGCTCGCGCAGCCGCTCGGCCACGATGGGCATCAGCACCCGGATGACGGCAGCGGCAATTGCAAACGCGCCCAGGATGGAGCCGATGACCGACGCCGACAGGCCCCGCTCGTGCCCGAGCAGCGGCACCACAAAGGTGTGCACATCCCAACATGAGGACAAGATCCAGTTGACCAGCAGCAGGCGGCGAAACGACGGCTCGTTCATCAGGTCCCACGCGCGCTGGGGGGGGCCGCCTGCGGCCGCGATCACGGGCGGCAGCTCGACCGTGTCGCGCACCCAGAACCAGGTGAGCAGGGGCAGCACGGCCATCAGCGCGAAGGCGGCGCGGTAGCCTTCCACGCTGCCTGCCGCGCTGCCCGCGTTGTCGATCATGAGCCCCGCACAGAAGGGCCCGATGAAGTTGGACACCGCAGGCCCGATGGCCAGCCAGCTGAACACTTGCTTGAGCTGCGTGGCGTCGTGCGCGGCGCGCCCCACGTGGCGCTGCAGCGCAATGATCGCGGCGCCGCTGGCGCCACCGGTCATCAACGCCGCCAGGCACAACACCGGAAAAACGGGGAACACCAGCGCCAGCGCCGCCCCGACCGATGCCACCGCCACCGCGTAGCCCACGGGGCGCTTGAGGCCGTGCCGGTCTGCATAGCGCCCTGCGGGCAGGGCCAGAAAGACCTGCGTGAGGGCAAACAGTGCCAGCAACACCCCCACGGCCGCAGCACTGTGGCCCTCGCGCAGGGCGAGCAGCGGAGCGGCCAGACGCATGCCCGCCATGCAGGCGTGCACGCAGATCTGGCCCGCAATCAGGCGCGCCAGAGCCCAGTTCACTGCAGGTCTTCCTCGGGGTCCAGACCGGGCAATGCCGACGTGCTGCCGCCCACCAGCGGACCGGCCGCGCCGGGCGCAGGCAATTCCTGCACATCGCGCAGCTTGCGCTGGATGGCGCGGGTGCGCACGCCCACCTCGTCAAACTTCTTGGCGGCGGCGTCGATGGACTTTTTGGTGGCCTCGACCACATCGCCAAACTTGGCGAATTCGGTCTTGACCATGCCCAAGAGGCTCCAGACCTCCGACGAGCGCTTTTCAATCGCCAGCGTCTTGAAACCCATCTGCAGGCTGTTGAGCATGGCGGCCAGATTGGCCGGCCCGGTGATCATCACGCGGCAGTCGTTCTGCACGGCCTCGACCAGACCGGGGCGGCGCATGACTTCGGCGAACAGGCCTTCGGTAGGCAGGTAGAGCACGGCAAAGTCGGTGGTGTGCGGGGGCGAGACGTACTTGGCGAAGATCTTCTTGGCTTCGAGCTTGATCGAGGTCTCGAACGCGTTGCCCGCCGACAGGATGGCCGCCTTGTCGGCCGCGTCCTGCGCGTCCAGCAGGCGCTGGTACTGCTCCACGGGGTACTTGGAGTCGATGGGCAGCCACACCGGATGCTCGTCGCTCTTGCCGGGCAGGCGGATCGCAAACTCCACCAGCTCGTCGCTGCCCGGCACAGTCTTGACGTTGCGCGCGAACTGGTCGGGCGTCAGCACGTTGTCGATGATGGCGCCCAGCTGCATTTCGCCCCAGGTGCCGCGCGTCTTCACGTTGGTCATCACGCGCTTCAAGTCGCCCACACTGCCCGCCAGGGTCTGCATCTCACCCAGGCCCTTGTGCACTTGTTCGAGCCGGTCGCTGACGAGTTTGAAGGACTCGCCGAGGCGCTGCTCCAGCGTGGCGTGGAGTTTTTCGTCCACTGTGCGGCGCATTTCTTCGAGCTTGGTGGCGTTGTCGGCCTGTATGGCGGCCAGCCGCTCGTTGAGCGCGTTGCGCAGCTGCTCAGCGTTGTGCTGGCTGCCCTGCACCATGCCGGTGAGCTGCTGCGACACGGCGTCTTGCAGCACCGAGAACTGGTTCTTGATCTGAAAGCCGTTGGCTTCGAGCTGGTCCTTGAGCGCGGTGGACATGGCGCCCAGCTGCGTCTGGATGTCGCCCTTGAGCGAGTCGAGCGTGAGGCGCGTGGCGGCCTGCAGGGCCTCAAAGCGCTCCTGGATGCGCTTTTCAAAAAGCGCCGTGCTTTCGGCCATGGCTTCTCGGGACTTGACGCTTTCGGCCGCCAGCGCGGCGGTGGTGGTGGTCAGCTCGGTGCGAAAGCCCACCAAGGTGGCCGACAGCTCGGTGCGCGCAGCTGCCGCGTCGGCCTGGCCCTGGGCCAGATGGGCCAGCAGAGCCTTGCTGCTCTCTTCCAGCCGACCCGCCACGGCGTTCTGCAAGGCGTCAAACCGCTGGGCCAGGGCGGCGTCTTGCGCGGCCTGGCGCTGCGTCAGCGCCGCATCGAAAGCCGCCAGGCGTTGGTCAAGCCGCCCTTCAAACACGCCGAAAGCTGCCAGCAGCTCCGCCCGGCCGTTGCGGGACTCTGCCACCGCCTGGGCCAGTCGCTCATCCACCGCGTGGCGCAGGGTCTCCAGCGTGGACTGTGTGGTCTGGGTAAAGCCGCGCAGCTGCTGCCCCATGCCGTCCAGCGCGCCGTCATTCTTGGCCACGGCAATCTGCGTGGCCTGCGTGGTTTGCTCCAGCGACTGCAGGCGTGCCAGCCACTCGGGCGGCAGATCCACGCGGGGACGGCGCAGCAACAGCACCACCAGAAGAACCAGCGCCAGTGCCAGCGCTGCCAGGAGAACAAGGGTGTCAGTGGTCAAGGTTTACTATGGTTTTGATAGCTATCAGCGCATGATCGACTAGCGCATCCGGTCGATTGGACTCGAAACTTGAAATCAACCCAGGCTGGCAGGCCGATTGACCGGTGTGAGCGGCCCGCGCCCGTCGAAGAACGCGATCAGATTGTCCGCCGCCAGGTTGGCCATGGCGCGCCGGGTGGGCACGGTGGCGCTGGCAATGTGCGGGGTGAGCACCACGTTGGGCACGGTCAGCAGATCGGGGTGCACGCTGGGTTCGCCTTCAAACACATCCAGCCCTGCAGCCGCGATGCGGCGCTCGCGCAGGGCCACCGCCAGCGCCGCGTCGTCCACGATGCCGCCACGCGCGATGTTGACCAGCGTGGCCGTGGGCTTCATTAGCATCAGCTCAGGCGCGCCAATGGTGTGGTGCGACGCTGCCGTGTAGGGCACCACCAGCACCACGTGGTCTGCGGTTCGCAGCAGCTCTTCCTTGCCCACATAGGTGGCCTTGCATTCGGCCTCCAGCGCGGGCGACAGGCGCGAGCGGTTGTGGTAGATCACCTTCATGCCAAAGCCGTGTGCGCCGCGCTTGGCAATGCCCTGTCCGATGCGGCCCATGCCGATGATGCCCAGCGTGCTGCCGTGGATGTCGCTGCCCGCGAACATGTCATAGCTCCACTTGGTCCACTTTCCGGCCCGCAGGTAATGCTCGCTCTCGGTCATGCGGCGGGCCGTGGCCATAAGCAATGCAAAGCCAAAGTCGGCCGTGGTCTCGGTAAGCACATCGGGCGTGTTGGTGCCCTGCACGCCAGCCGCCGTCATGGCGTCCACGTCAAAGTTGTTGTAGCCCACGGCCATGTTGGCGCAGATCTTGAGGCGCGGCGCGGCGGCGAGCAGCGCGCCGTCGATGCGCTGGCTGCCGGTGGTCAGGACACCGTCCTTGTCGGCCAGGCGCGAAGCCAACTCTTGCGGGGCCCAGATCACGTCGTCGGGGTTGGCTTCGACGTCGAAATGCTCACGCAGACGGTCCACGATGTCGGGAAAGATCGCGCGGGCGACCAAGATGCGGGGTTTGCTCATAAGTCTTCAATCTCCAAACTATTCGCAAGGCACGTCGGCCTATAAAAACTGGCGTGGACCAAGCCAGCGGCCGCCGAGCAAAGGCCGCCCTGCAGCGAGGGCGGCGTCCCCCTTCCCGCAGCGCGCAGCGGTGCGAGAGAAGGAGGAAGCGGCGCAGCCGCTCAGGGGGATGTTCACTATCTAAACCAGATGAAAGTCATGACGATAAAGAGCGGCACCAGAATGCCCCCCGACCACAGCATGTAGCCGAAGAAGCTGGGCATCTTCACGCCCCGGTCTTCGGCAATGGCCTTGACCATCATGTTGGGCGCATTGCCGATGTAGCTGTTGGCGCCCATGAACACCGAGCCGGCCGAGATGGCAGCCAGCGTGGGGGCCAGGGTGGTCATCAGCACGGCGGGGTCGCCCCCGGCGGTGTTGAAGAAGACCAGGTAGGTCGGCGCGTTGTCGAGGAAGGAGCTGAGCAGCCCGGACGCCCAGAAGTACATGGCCGGGTCGGGGGTGCCGTCCGGCCGCGTGACGGCGGACACCACGGCGCCAAACGGACCATTGACGCCCGCCTTGAGCATGGCAATGACCGGAATGATGGTGAGGAAGATACCCGCAAACAGCTTGGCCACCTCCTGCATGGGGCCCCAGCTGAACTGGTTGTCTTCATGCACCTGTTTGGGCGTGATGCGCAGGGACACCAGCGCCACGATGATCAGGCCCACATCCCGCACGATACCGGGCAGACCCACTTCGGCCCCGGCGATGGTGAACGCGACCTGCGATTTCCACAGGCCGCTGAGCAGCACCAGCGCCACCACCACACCCAGCAGCGCAAAGTTGGCCTTGCCGTCAAAGCCGATGGCTTTGGTGTCGGGGGTGGGGTCGGCCTTGAGCACCTCTTCGCGCCGGTGGTAGTACCAGGAGTCCATCACGAAAAAGAGGGCGAGCAGGGAGCCGACCAGGAACAGGGTCTCGGGGAAGATGTGGCTCACCGTCCAGAAGAAGTCCACGCCCTTCAGGAAGCCCAGGAACAGCGGCGGGTCGCCCAGCGGCGTGAGCGAGCCCCCGGCGTTGGAGACGATGAAGATAAAAAACACCACCACATGCGCCGTGTGCTTGCGGTTGTCATTGGCGCGGATCAACGGGCGGATGAGCAGCATCGACGCCCCCGTGGTGCCCATGACGCTAGCCAGCACCGCGCCAATAGCGAGGATGGCGGTATTGAGCGCCGGGCTGCCATGCAGGTTGCCCCGGATGTAGATGCCCCCCGCCACGGTGAACAGCGCAGTGAGCAAGATGACGAACGGAATGTATTCGGCCACCAGCGCGTGGACAAAACTTGCGCCCGCTGCGCCCGGGCCAAACACCAGCGCAAACGGCACCAGAAAAGCCAGCGCCCAGCCGGCTGCAACCTTGCCAAAGTGGTGGTGCCAGAAGATAGGAGCCAACAGCGGCATCAAGGCAATCGACAGCAGAATGCCGGCAAAGGGCACGCCCCACAGCACCGACAGCGCACTGCCATCAATATCGGCCGCCAGTGCCAGACCCGGCAACGCCGCCAGTAGGCCGGCCACTGCCAGCCCGCGCGAAAATTTCATGGTTCTTGTCTCCGTCTCATTGCTAAAAATCAGGGGGCGCAGGGCCATGGCACCTGCGGGGCACGGTCACACCGGCGAAGGGATATCAAACACCTGGCGCAGGTAGGCCAGGTACTTCTCGTCATCACACATGCCCTTGCCCGGCGTGTCGGACAGCTTGGCCACCGGCTGGTCGTTACAGCGTGTCATCTTGATGACCACCTGCAAGGGCTCGTGGGCTGGTGGGCTGCCGAGGTCGTTGGTCAGATTGGTGCCAATGCCAAACGCCAGCTGGCAGCGGCCCCGGAACTGCTGGTACAGCTCGATGGTGCGCGGGATGGTGAGTGCGTCGCTGAAGATCAGCGTCTTGGTCAGCGGGTCCACGCGATTCTTGCGGTAGTGGTCCAGCAGGCGCTCGCCCCAGGCAAACGGGTCGCCGCTGTCATGGCGGGCTCCGTCGAACAGCTTGCAGAAGTACAGGTCAAAGTCGCGCAGGAAGGCGCTCATGCCGTACACGTCCGACAGCGCAATGCCCAGGTCGCCCCGGTATTCCTTGGCCCACATCTCGAAGCCGAACACCTGGCTGTCGCGCAGCCTCGGGCCCAGCGCTTGGCAGGCCTGCAGATACTCGTGCGCCATGGTGCCCAAAGGGGTCACGCCCAGCTTCATCGCGTACAGCACGTTGCTGGTGCCCGCAAACTGCCCAGGGCCTGCGGGTGCACCCGGGCGGCGGTCGCCGGTGCCCAGGCGGGCCACCAGCACGCGCAGCACTTCTTCGTGCCAGGCGCGGCTGAAGCGGCGGCGTGTGCCGTAGTCGGCAATCTTAAGGTCCGACAGGCCCTCGCCCTGCAGCAGTGCGATCTTGGCATCGAGCCGGCGGCGGCCTTCCGGAAAGTCGGGCACCTTCTGCGTGTTGCGAAAGTACACCTCGTTGATGATGGCCAGCACCGGGATCTCGAACAGGATGGTGTGCAGCCAGGGCCCGCGGATGGTGATGTCGATCTCGCCATTGTGCTGGGGCACGACGGTGATGTATTTCTCGTTGAGCCTGAACAGCCCCAGAAAGTCCACGAAGTCGCTCTTGATGAACCGCAGCGACCGCAGGTAGGTCAGTTCGGCATCCTGAAAATGCAGGCTGCACAGCGAACGGATCTCGTCGCGGATCTCGTTAGCAAACGGCGCCAGCTGCACGCCGGGGTTGCGGCACTTGAACTTGTATTCGACCTGCGCGCCCGGAAACTGGTGCAGCACCACCTGCATCATGGTGAACTTGTACAGGTCGGTGTCGAGCAGGCTGGTGATGATCATGGACAGGGCAAGCCTCAGAAACCGCGCACGCTGGGCACGCGATGCTCCGGCCGCAGACCGGACAACAAAGCCGCAAAGTGTAGGCCATCACGGCGTCCGGTGCGCGGCACGGCGGGCGGCGTCAGCCAGTGTTCAGCCGCCGTCGGCAATTCAGGCTGTTCTGGGCCCAGGCGCACCTTGCAGTTGCGCCTGGCGCTATCAAATCAGTAGCTACGGTTTGCAGCTACTGATCAGCCGCCAATCAACGACCTGTCAGCCGGGCATGACCAGCGCCTGCAGCACATTGCGCAATGCGTCTGGCACAGCCACCGGGCGGCGGGTTTCACGGTCCACGTACACATGGATGAAGTGCCCCGCCGCCGCAGTCAGCGGCTCGCCCTGCGCAAACAGGCCCACCTCGTAACGCACGCTGGAGCCCCCCAGCCGCGCCACGCGAATGCCCGCCTCCACGGTCTGCGGGAACGCCAGTGGCGCGAAGTAATTGCATTGGGTCTCGATGACCAGGCCGATGGTCTGGCCCGCATGGATGTCCAGCACGCCCTGGTCGATCAGATGGGCGTTCACCGCCGTGTCGAACCAGCTGTAGTACACGACGTTGTTCACATGCCCATAAACGTCGTTGTCGGCCCAGCGTGTGGTGATGGGGCGAAACACGCGGTAGGCGCTGCGCGGCTGCGGAGCCGGGCGGACCGGCGCGGAAGAAGCGACAGGAGAGGGGCTGGCGGCAGAGGTCATGGCCGCACATTCTGCCAGCGCTGGTGGTACTGCCAGGCCACGCGCCAGGTGGTAAGTTGCGCCTGCAGCGTGTCCTCCAGGTCGTTGCCATAACCGCCCGCCATCACGAACACCGTGGGAATGCGCCGCTGCCAGGCCCAGTCAAACACCCGCCGGTCGCGTGCCTCCAGCCCATCGTGGGTGACGGCGAGACGCCCCAGCCGGTCACCCACGTGGGGGTCCGCCCCCGCCAGATAAAACACAAGATCCGGCTTGCAGCGGTGGTCCAGCGTCTCCAAGGCCTGGTCCAGCGCGTGCAGGTACTCATCATCCGCACACCCGTCGGGCAGTTCCACATCCAAGTCGCTCGGCTCCTTGCGAAACGGAAAGTTGCGTGCGCCATGCAGCGACAGGGTGAACACGCTGTCGTCCCCCTGAAAGATATGGGCTGTGCCGTTGCCTTGGTGCACATCCAGGTCGATCACCGCCACCTGCAGCGGCCAGCCCGAGCCATCGTTCAGGTGGTCGGCCTGTGCCTGCCGGGCAGCCACCGCCACATCGTTGAACACACAAAAGCCACTGCCTTTGTCGGCATACGAGTGGTGCGTGCCGCCAGCCAGGTTGCCCGCCACCCCCTCGCGCCACGCGGCGCGGGTAGCGGCCAGGGTGGCGCCCACCGAGCGGCGCGCGCGCTCAGCCATGGCCGGGCTCCAGGGAAAGCCGATCTCCCGCTGGGCGGCGGGCGCGAGCGTGCCGTGGTCCACGGCGTTTATGTACTGCGGGCTGTGCACGCGCGCCAGCGCCTCATCGGATGCGGGCAGTGCCTCTTTCAGTACGGCGCCCGGCAAATGCTCTGCAATCCGGTCGCGCAGCATGCGGTACTTGGCCATGGGGAAGCGGTGACCCTCGGGCAGGGGCAACACGAAGTGGTCGGCGTAGTAAGCATGCATGACACGATTGTGGCAAGCCGAGGATTTCTGGGTGATCGTGTCTAATTTGCTGCGTTGCAACAAAAACCCCTTGCAATAGCGCCGCAAGTCCCTAAAATTCAACCCATGCTGCACTGCAACATGACTATCAGGTCAAGGTCAGCGCAGATGTCTGTGAACCACCCCGGCCCCATGGGCCCTCATTTTTAGGAGATATGACATGTCGCTGACCGCAGAACAAATCCTGGCATCCCACAAGGCCAACATCGAAACCCTGTTTGGCCTGACCTCCAAGGCTTTCGAAGGCGTGGAAAAGCTGGTCGAACTGAACGTGACCGCTTCGCGCGCTGCGCTGTCCGAAGCCGCCAACCACACGCAAGCCGTGCTGGCCGTGAAGGACGCCCAAGAACTGCTGGCCCTGCAAGCCGGCCTGTTCCAGCCCCTGGCTGAAAAGACCGCTGCTTACAGCCGCCACCTGTATGACATCGCTTCGGGCACCGGTGCCGAGTTCGGCAAGGCTTTCGAAGCCCAGGCCACCGACGCACAGAAGGCTTTCACCAACCTGGTGGACAGCGCCGCCAAGAACGCCCCCGCCGGTTCCGAAACCGCTGTGGCCGTGATGAAGAGCGCCGTGTCTGCCGCCAACAACGCGTTTGAGTCGGTACAAAAGGCTGTGAAGCAAGCGTCTGATGTGGCTGAAGCCAACTTCAACGCCGTGGCCAACACCGCTGCCAACGCTGCCAAGACGGCCGCTCCCCGCAAGCGTTAATCGCCCTACCTGCGGTCTGGAGTGCAACCTCTAGGCCGTGTTCAGGGAATACCCTGATAATTCAACCCATGCGCTGCTGACCTTGTCGACAGCGCCTCAGTTGTCTCCTTGGATCCTCTCGAAACCCCCGTTTCAAGGATCCTTTTAAAGCCCGGTTTTACGACCGGGCTTTTTTTTGGCCTGACCACCCACAGGCCGCAAGCGTGGGAACGGGCCCGCGCGGCGAACCGATCTTTTTACGGTGGTCCGGCATCCACGGCATGCGGCCCTTGCGCCACCTCAAACCCGGACCCGAAATCCGGCCTTTGCGCAAGACATTGATCAAGAATAATTCGCGTTTGCTTTATCATTGACGCAGTTTCAACCCCGAAAGACGCAACCCATGTCGAAGACTGTGAAAGCCTTGCTGAGCGCTTGTGCCCTGGCCG
Above is a window of Acidovorax sp. KKS102 DNA encoding:
- a CDS encoding TRAP transporter substrate-binding protein — protein: MKRRIFPVTALALTLAAGLSATSAFAQTKWDLAAAYPATNFHTENMVQLASDVDKATGGKLKITVHANAALFKAPEIKRAVQGGQAQMGEILLANFQNEWQLFGVDGLPFLADSYDASKKLYAAQKPFLEKKLAEQGMMLLYAVAWPPQGIYTKKPLASAADLKGIKWRAYSPATARIAELVGAQPVTVQAAEFSQALATGVVESTMTSGATGVDSKLYEHLKFYYDTQAWLPKNAVLVNKKAFDALDKPSQEALLKAGADAEARGWANSAKVNTDTVAKLKANGMDVVTPPAALKADMAKVGDTMLKEWLNKAGPEGKALIDAYRK
- a CDS encoding TRAP transporter small permease, with the translated sequence MRRLLDFLYDSAAALAALFMVGLLGMVLLSIASRQFHFHVPGTDAYAGYLMAASGFLALAHTLKRGEHIRVTLLLNFLKGGAKKAFEIWALAIATLLAVLFAVYSCKLAWQSHEFHDISTSSDATPLWIPQIAMAVGTVILAIAFLDELVLEMMGKRVDASSGEALRNE
- a CDS encoding TRAP transporter large permease, with the translated sequence MSDLAITGLLVLSLFLILGSGVWIGLTLSGVAWIAMQLFSARPAGDAMAVTIWGSASSWTLTALPLFIWMGEILFRTRLSQDMFKGLAPWVQALPGRLLHTNVVGCTIFAAVSGSSAATCATIGKMTLPELTRRGYPEHMVVGTLAGASTLGLLIPPSIIMIVYGVSAEVSISQLFIAGVLPGILLAALFSGYIMLWALRHPEQVPAADVRMSFMQKLSESRSLIPVVLLIAAVLGSIYTGFATATEAAAVGVVGSLVLSAVQGSMTWGTFKDSLMGATRLYCMIALILAGAAFLTLAMGYIGLPRHLAEWIASLGLNQAQLIVALAVFYIILGCFLDGISMVVLTMGVLMPTVQAAGIDPIWFGIFIVLVVEMAQITPPVGFNLFVLQGMTGRQLPWIAKVAMPMFFLMCGAVALIYVFPGIVTWLPQQMSAR
- the crcB gene encoding fluoride efflux transporter CrcB translates to MLNVLAICIGACVGALARWRLGLWLSPGGLIPWGTLAANLVGGYLIGVCVAVFHAMPQLDPVWRLALVTGFLGALTTFSSFSAEVVEMLMVQRYALALGTTALHLLGSLGLTVLGMQSASYFIASRA
- a CDS encoding TIGR00730 family Rossman fold protein, whose translation is MEANTQLNERRLADAWAELHNHAHNGNPLQADANRMAFADPEFMFRRETRGIRFQLEMLKPDLGQAEQGIESTVVVYGSARFVAPDEAAAQLADAEASGDAERVRRARLAVRNAGYYDLARQFAKLVADYSERQRPADRIYICTGGGPGIMEAANRGAHDAGALNVGLNIALPHEQSGNRFISPSLSFKFHYFALRKMHFMMRAKALVAFPGGFGTLDELFEVLTLVQTKKAKPVPIVLFGTDYWKRLINFDVLVEEGTISAQDLNLFHYTDEPQEAWDLIRAFYKL
- a CDS encoding MFS transporter — protein: MNWALARLIAGQICVHACMAGMRLAAPLLALREGHSAAAVGVLLALFALTQVFLALPAGRYADRHGLKRPVGYAVAVASVGAALALVFPVFPVLCLAALMTGGASGAAIIALQRHVGRAAHDATQLKQVFSWLAIGPAVSNFIGPFCAGLMIDNAGSAAGSVEGYRAAFALMAVLPLLTWFWVRDTVELPPVIAAAGGPPQRAWDLMNEPSFRRLLLVNWILSSCWDVHTFVVPLLGHERGLSASVIGSILGAFAIAAAVIRVLMPIVAERLRERVVVAGAMVATAVLFGVYPLLHSALAMGVCSVLLGFALGSVQPMVMSLLHQITPPARHGEALGLRLMAINASSVLMPMLFGSAGAVIGVGGLFWVVGVCVGLGSRQAWLMGRRT